In the genome of Mytilus edulis chromosome 3, xbMytEdul2.2, whole genome shotgun sequence, one region contains:
- the LOC139514906 gene encoding neuronal acetylcholine receptor subunit alpha-10-like produces the protein MKVVRPSIDQTFSTLVTIDLHVIGINGIDELSQKLATTAYLSVHWLDQYLTWIPMFYGNADYIKVPQDDVWKPDLTLKNGFTKLTELGSSVIYVDVQSTGHVSWYPFEVFESKCEIDITYFPFDRQACNLIFVAWSTKDLSIEVKLGSKGVVLQDYADDNAEWTIISTSASQLSSDSVPKVTFTLNLQRNAGFYVTNIIVPVILLGILNFFTFVLPADSGEKMGYSITVFLAFTVFLTIVSSELPKTSGSMLGYYLIFQLGMGIFVVCATAVELRLHHKKSPVPNIIRQMVKCHCKFKGVDVCKSGNCNENRNEVEPFDKERMSEEDINWIDVTSLLDFVLFWFSFALNLIVTTTIIAILVSK, from the coding sequence ATGAAGGTGGTGCGTCCGAGTATCGACCAGACTTTTTCTACGTTGGTAACCATAGACTTGCACGTTATTGGAATAAACGGAATAGATGAACTGTCCCAAAAGCTTGCAACGACGGCTTATTTGTCTGTTCACTGGTTGGACCAATACTTGACATGGATACCAATGTTCTACGGTAATGCAGATTACATTAAAGTACCTCAGGATGATGTGTGGAAACCAGACCTTACTTTGAAAAACGGATTCACCAAACTGACAGAACTTGGAAGCTCAGTAATATATGTTGACGTTCAGAGTACCGGACATGTGTCTTGGTATCCATTTGAAGTATTTGAAAGTAAATGTGAAATAGACATAACATATTTTCCTTTTGACAGACAAGCATGTAATCTTATATTTGTGGCATGGTCAACTAAAGATCTCTCGATTGAAGTAAAATTAGGAAGCAAAGGTGTTGTTTTACAGGATTATGCTGATGACAATGCCGAGTGGACAATTATATCGACTTCAGCATCTCAATTGTCTTCAGATTCGGTACCAAAAGTTACATTTACATTAAATCTCCAACGAAACGCTGGATTCTATGTCACAAACATTATCGTTCCTGTTATTCTCCTTGGTATTCTGAACTTTTTCACATTTGTACTTCCGGCAGACAGTGGTGAAAAGATGGGATATTCTATAACCGTATTTTTAGCGTTTACTGTTTTCCTGACAATTGTGAGTTCAGAGCTACCGAAAACATCTGGTTCAATGTTAGGATACTATCTGATTTTTCAGCTAGGAATGGGTATATTTGTAGTATGTGCAACTGCCGTAGAACTGAGACTTCATCACAAGAAAAGCCCTGTCCCAAATATCATCAGACAAATGGTTAAATGTCATTGCAAGTTTAAAGGCGTTGATGTGTGTAAATCGGGGAATTGCAATGAAAACAGAAATGAAGTCGAACCTTTTGACAAGGAACGGATGTCGGAAGAGGATATAAACTGGATTGATGTTACTTCTCTCTTAGATTTTGTTCTGTTTTGGTTTTCCTTTGCACTGAATCTGATTGTAACTACCACAATCATAGCCATCCTTGTATCAAAATAA